From the genome of Cytophagales bacterium WSM2-2:
TTGTTAGTTGTGTACCGACAAGTTACAAATTACGACTAATCTGTAGCCTGAAATCCGTAATTTTGAACCGAAATATGACCGTTGCGAAAATTTATGAATGGCTGGAAGAAGTAAAGGATCCGGAGATCCCTGTACTTTCTTTGGTTGACCTGGGGGTTATCACCGAGGTTGCAGTAGAAAATGACGGGGTCAAAGTTGAAATGACGCCCACATTCGTGGGATGTCCCGCAATGGATTATATGAAATCGGAAGTAGAAGTTCTCCTGAAAAACAAAGGAGTTAGCAATGTGACAGTAGAAGTTACATTCAAAAAAGCCTGGACTTCCGACTTGATCACGGAAAAAGGGAAAGCCGCCCTGAAAAAATACGGCCTTGCTCCTCCGCCTGCCGCTCATGTATTTGCTGACCTTGAAATTCTTGAGCAGGCCATCTGTCCGCGGTGCAACAATTCCAACACAGAATTAAAATCTCCCTTCGGCCCCACACTTTGCCGGTCGATCTACTATTGTAACGACTGCCGCGAAGCTTTTGAACAATTCAAACCTCTGTAATATTGTTTGCAGGCAATTGCATTCATCATTACTTTTACCACACATGCTCATGGGGTGCTTATTTTGATCGGGATTGATCAAACTCGAAAGCTGAGATTATACCCATTGGAAAAATCCAAGAACCTGATCTGGATAATACCAGCGTAGGGAAAGAGTTTAGCCAAGGCCCGTCTGCCACTCCGGAGCACGAGAAATCTAATTTTCATTTCGTATGAATAGTCATGACTGGCAGGACTTTTTATTAACTCAACTTTCGCACATCGATGCTTTGCAATGGGTGATCCTTCTTCTTGGTGTCACTGAAGTTCTGCTCGCCAAGGCAAACAACATATTACTTTATCCCGCAGGTATTGTTGCCACTACATTAGCCATCTACAGTTTGTTTACGGCACAGCTATACGCTGAGTGCGTGCTCCATCTCTATTATATCGTCATGAGTGTCTACGGTTGGTGGCATTGGGCCTCGCGACAAAATGCTCCGCCAGTCAGTGTGTCATTTACCAATAGAAATGAATGGCTCGTAGCGTTGGGAATTACGTTTGGTGGTTGGGCTTTGCTTTACACCGCTCTTGTAACGCTCACACCTTCAACAGTTCCCGTGTGGGACTCATGGGTAAGCGCAACCGCCTGGGCTGGCACGTGGCTACTCGCAAGGCGAAAAGTTGAAAACTGGATATTGCTGAATGTTTCCAACGCCTTCGCTGTCCCTCTCCTCCTTTACAAAGAATTACCCCTGTTTGCAGTCCTCACATTCATACTTTTTGTTGTGGCTTGTCTTGGCTATATCGATTGGAGGAAATTGGCAAAAAAACAATTGGCTTAATCTGTTCAGATCAAAATGAAAATCATCGAGCATCCATCTCATGTCCTCAACCATCTCACAGTCGATGTTATCAGGCAAGCCGCTGCCGAAGCGGAATCAATGCGAAGATTGCATCCGGATCAATTGGAGATGATTTACAAGCAACGATGGCTAAATATGTATGTACCGAAAAAATCCGGTGGGCTTGAGCTATCTCTTCCTGAAATCCTGAGAATTGAAGAAAGCCTCGCATGGGCCGATGGCAGCACTGCATGGCTTGTGACTTTGTGTTCAGGAGCTGCGTGGTTCATTGGGTTTCTTGACCCCCGATTGGCAAAAGAAGTATTTGCTGATGAAAAAGTATGTTTCGCGGGAAGCGGAGCCGCTACAGGCACAGCCGAAGTCACAGCTGACGGTTATTTAATAAACGGGGCCTGGAGATACGCCAGTGGTTCACTCCAGGCAACTGTCTTCACGGCCAACTGTCTCATTCGTGAAAACGGAAAACAACTTTATAACGAAGACGGAAGCCCTGTGATTCAGCCTTTTCTGATGAAGCGCAATGAAGTTAAGGTACTCGAAACCTGGAACAGCATGGGGATGATTGCCACCGGGAGCCATTCGTTCGAAGTAAAAAACCTGAAACTTTCGAAACAGCGGATTTTCAAGATTGATGGAAATGCTGTCGTCATTGACAATCCTGTTTTCCGTTTTCCATTCTTGCAGTTAGCGGAAACTACTCTTGCGGTAAACCTCTCCGGGCTGGCCTTGCGATTTCATGACCTTTCCAAAGAAATCATCCTGAGAAAGATGACCAACGTTTCACAGCGTTCTATGAAACACGTGCATCGGATGGGAACAAAAATCAACGATTCGCGGGATGAATTTT
Proteins encoded in this window:
- the pnuC gene encoding nicotinamide mononucleotide transporter, with the protein product MNSHDWQDFLLTQLSHIDALQWVILLLGVTEVLLAKANNILLYPAGIVATTLAIYSLFTAQLYAECVLHLYYIVMSVYGWWHWASRQNAPPVSVSFTNRNEWLVALGITFGGWALLYTALVTLTPSTVPVWDSWVSATAWAGTWLLARRKVENWILLNVSNAFAVPLLLYKELPLFAVLTFILFVVACLGYIDWRKLAKKQLA
- a CDS encoding phenylacetate-CoA oxygenase subunit PaaJ, coding for MTVAKIYEWLEEVKDPEIPVLSLVDLGVITEVAVENDGVKVEMTPTFVGCPAMDYMKSEVEVLLKNKGVSNVTVEVTFKKAWTSDLITEKGKAALKKYGLAPPPAAHVFADLEILEQAICPRCNNSNTELKSPFGPTLCRSIYYCNDCREAFEQFKPL